One Acutalibacter muris DNA window includes the following coding sequences:
- a CDS encoding HI0074 family nucleotidyltransferase substrate-binding subunit — MKKFENFCKALDNLRLVRDLNEPYDVLTLTGSAALFEICFEQAWKAMKEILQEQGYGEGQTGSPKQILKLAYSAGMIQDEEKWLAMLVSHNDVTHSYNEEIALALVRRVKEEYIDLLDTLKAELEARWL; from the coding sequence ATGAAAAAGTTTGAAAACTTCTGCAAGGCGCTGGACAATCTGCGGCTTGTCCGGGATTTGAATGAGCCATACGATGTGCTGACCCTGACCGGCAGCGCCGCCCTGTTTGAGATATGCTTTGAGCAGGCGTGGAAAGCCATGAAGGAGATTTTGCAGGAACAAGGCTACGGTGAGGGGCAGACCGGCTCACCAAAGCAGATACTCAAGCTGGCATATAGCGCCGGAATGATTCAGGACGAGGAAAAGTGGCTGGCTATGCTGGTGTCGCACAACGATGTGACACATTCCTATAATGAGGAAATAGCGTTGGCTCTGGTAAGGCGCGTGAAAGAGGAATATATTGATTTACTGGACACGCTCAAAGCAGAATTGGAAGCCCGGTGGCTGTGA
- a CDS encoding nucleotidyltransferase domain-containing protein yields the protein MAYSLSETIKTEIIDLARRCNLDKVILFGSRARGDNLERSDIDLAIQGGDTVAFAASADEDIPTLLMFDVVDLDKPVQTELMEEIRRDGIVIYEKV from the coding sequence ATGGCTTACAGCCTTTCAGAAACAATAAAAACTGAAATAATTGATTTAGCCCGCCGGTGCAATCTGGATAAGGTGATCCTCTTTGGCTCCCGGGCAAGGGGCGACAACCTGGAGCGCAGCGACATCGACCTTGCTATTCAAGGCGGCGATACCGTGGCCTTTGCTGCCAGCGCAGACGAAGATATCCCCACCCTGCTCATGTTCGACGTAGTGGATTTGGATAAGCCGGTGCAAACTGAGCTGATGGAGGAAATCAGAAGGGACGGCATAGTGATCTATGAAAAAGTTTGA